The Anastrepha ludens isolate Willacy chromosome 2, idAnaLude1.1, whole genome shotgun sequence DNA window taaaagtttgttttattatgaattcaACATATATTTAGATTCAGtaaagtgaaaagaagaaaacaatgagcaagtaatacagtataaaaaaattggtttttacttATGGTAAGGAGCAAACACATACGTCCCACCAGGATAAAAATgccagtaattttttatataacacaaaaacttttacttacttacctCAATATAACAATAGAGCACTAGCacaataaataaacgaaaaatcgcaaaaaaaaccCACCACTTGCAAAATTCGCGTCCACTTTTGCGTTTGTCTTTTGACTAATGAACACGTGGTTACCATTTAACTTCAAATAACGGAAGGAAATACCGTTAAGAATGGCATTAACTACGAAATGGGATAAATAAAGTCCATTAAATTCGCTTAATTTCCAGCCTAGGTATCTTCAAACATGTCCCGGGACCTATAAGTCCCGTTCGGACCGAAAGggttaacgtgataacgtcataagaaaatactgattgaatggttgcatttttcaaaagaaaattttaattttatttgtttgatagatattttgtatggatatagagaatgagttaacattaacataacataacccaacacaacacaacacaacacaacacaacacaacacaacacaacacaacacaacacaacacaacacaacacaacacaacacaacacaacacaacacaacacaacacaacacaacacaacacaacacaacacaacacaacacaacacaactcaacacaacacaacacaacacaacacaacacaacacaacacaacacaacacaacacaacacaacacaacacaacacaacacaacacaacacaacacaacacaacacaacacaacacaacacaacacaacacaacacaacacaacacaacacaacacaacacaacacaacacaacacaacacaacacaacacaacacaacacaacacaacacaacacaacacaacacaacacaacacaacacaacacaacacaacataacataacataacataacataacataacataacataacgtaacagaacataacataacataacataacataacataacataacataacataacataacataacaaattaccccgtattaaagcacttatcaacagctttcatttgatacccatattgtacatacacaaccaaaggttacccgggtccacgttttgacctatatctcgagaccccagtcacggagcggcatgaaaaatactctgtactaaagcattcaacaacagctttcatttgatacccatattgtacatacacgtccgaaggttacccgggtccacgttttgacctatatcttgagaccctatctaccaataggtattcaaactatacggaaatcatcttcaatacctacttaacaatgtgtgtaagtttggtttaattcggttcaaagaaacggcgggtccacgttttggcatatatttcgagaccctagtcatcaataggtatgaaaattaccccgtattaaagcacttatcaacagctttcatttgatatccatattgtacaaacacattctagggtccacgttttggtctctatctcgagaccctagtcacggagcggatggaaatactctgaactaaagcattcaccaacagctttcatttgatacccatattgtacatacacatccgaaggttacccgggtccacgttttgacctatatctcgagaccctgtctaccaataggtatccaaactatacggaaaccatcttcaatacctccttaacaatgtgtgtaagtttggtttaattcggtgcaaagacacggttggtccacgttttggcatatatttccagaccctagtcatcaataggtatgaaaattaccccgtattaaagcacttatcaacagctttcatttgatacccatattgtacatacacagccaaaggttacccgggtccacgttttgacctatatctcgagaccccagtcacggagcggcatgaaaaatactctgtactaaagcattcacccacagcttcaatttgatatccatattgtacaaacatattctagggtccacgttttggtctctatctcgagaccctagtcacggagcgacatgcaaaatactctggactaaagcatttaccaacagcttccatttgatacccatattgtacatacacatccgaaggttacccgggtccacgttttgacctatatctcgagccctatttccaaaataaaatataatccatgttactcgtggaggatgtagctttcgaatggtgaaagaatttttaaaatcggtccagtagtttttgagcctcttcattacaaacaaacaaagttttcctctttataatattagtatagacaacatatcttataaggtatatggtaaatattaccatacattttttccttcatatataataaaaaaattaataataatataataacattaaaacaacaggtattattaacaaacttggttttattttaaattcttcaagtgaatcaaattaataataatcaataagaaggcatatgcaaatacaaatacgtgaatttatatacatatgtatgtacatatgcgcatatacatacatatatacgctcacttaagtaggagagagcaagatgtcgaacgttgccgttcgtttgctttgtttgctttgtcgttcgttccgtgctttcgcttgcagttcattcaatgcaatgagcaaggtaacgacaaatgagcaaggtaacggcaatgagcaaggtaactacatatgagcaaggtaacactaatgagcaaggtaacactaatgagtaaggtaacactaatgagcaaggtaacactaatgagcaaggtaacgacacattttttcgtgcgtgcagcctgttaaatcgaattataagacgttatcacgtcaaaaattcttaaaggtttttgaaaattttccactCTTAATCGGGCAACCCTCTCATAACAGGACGCGGACACATATTTTCCACCCCAAAGAGTATTTTAATTTCCCATAAACGGACAGTACAAAATGGTTTTTACGTTTACTCTCTACCATATTCGTACAGCTGTTCAATAATACTTATATGTTTAGAGGGGATTCCCCTAAATATGAAGAACTTGTTCTTAATGcagtaaaaacataaatatgtgttcacatacatatacacttagTTTCTTATTGTATGCATACGTGAATCGCAATACCTAAAGTAGTGTTGAGCTTAAAAGACAAAGTTAATATCattgaaatacataaaaatgaaaaaaacttagtAATGTAAAATCATCAAAACTCAAGCTACTTGCATCATCAAAAACAAAGACCAAAGCCTCGCGTAagccttggcacaattacgttctggatactgtgtagtaggttaaactcctacttatccagaatcgaccccgacatactaaacatatgtccaacatgcgaaggcaccccgcacgacactaaccaccttttcacatgccccatcaaacccacccgttagatgagctagacgaagactaccggtgattacactacactgacaggtcaaagttactgctacaacaacaataacaaccaaaTTTTAAGTTTGTGGAACACTGATGCCAATTCGGAGAGAAAAAGGAGTCTGCTAAAGCCCAAAGGTCTTAATATTGCTAAAATTGTTCTACGAATGGTTTCGAAGGCACGAAAAAAGGCATACCTTTGCCAGGCATACTTATAAGGAGCAAAGCTAAACAAATTTCAGTGAAACTCAATTACGAGGATTTTGAGTGTATCATCCATCAAGCTGATGACAAAAGTTTTACCGAAAAGGTACCATATTTGATTGAAGGATATGATTCACGAAACAtttataatgcagatgagactGGCTTGCTTTTCCGAGCATTCCCCGATACAACATTTACATTAAAAGGTGCAAAATGGTTAAGGACAGACGATTTTACACTGCGTCAATATGGCTGGAGAAAGGGAACGCCGTTTTGTTATTGAGAAATCTGAAAGACCTTGCGCATTTCACaacataaatttaaacaatttatccATTACGTGGCGATCAAACGAAAAGCCTTGGATGACGTTTGATTTGATGACAGATGTAGTGACAATGCTAAGAGAGAAACAAGTCATGCAAAAGCATGATTTGGTTTTCTCTCTAGCTGCTATTGCCTGTTACTGTTAGTTGAGAACAAAACACTGCATTGTTGTGTGAATTTAGCAAATGACTTGAAAGCACATATATGTCGACTTGTGCACCACTTTAATATataagttatattaaaaaaaaaaatagcgcgGGAAAATTTCCATGTAATCGCGCGATTttgtattccaaattttcactagttATTGTTAATTTAGCTGGCGCGTAAAGAGTTTGCAAgttataaatgcaatttaaattgttaatttatggtatgtataaataaaaactgttagaaacgtgtgtgtatgtaaatgtagttttaataattattaaaataaatgtgataagtgcacttattgtatcaaaatttggtgaaggtaagaaacaaattgtattaacaaataactcaaaaactattattaactgaatagtgttggtgcgagttttagcaaaataagtaCTAAATAAACATCTCCTGCGAGTTTCATTGTAAAATtcgtaatattatatttctctcaaaacaaGTGACGGTCCATTGTATGGAGTCCTAGCCAAAATTGCTCATGCCCCATTATACTAAGCTCGACGCATGACCAATTTTGGTACCCGGCTTGTAAACTAGATAATTACTGATGTTACGACTATCACAAACATATGTGCACATTAATGTTTGTAATAAAAGCACTAACCAGAATAGCACGCTTGCACAAATTTTGAATGATATGAAGATATTTTTAAACGATCAAATTCATACTTCGAATCAGTCAGGTAAAGAATACCACAATATCTGGTACCGTAAAACGTCATACTGTTATATTCAGACCCCTTCAACCGATATGGAGTAAGCATGACACGAGCCAATAATCCACGTGTGGTCAAAATTTGTTTACGTGTTGGCTCCAAAGCCGATTGCTTATCTGGGCAAGATGTTGCACTCGACGCACaagtttgtgttttttgtgaAGCATTCAATTTCAATACGTTTTCTTCCGactctaaaacaaatttttggactTTATTCAGAAGCTGATATGGTTCTGCGTTCCGACGGAAAATGAATTGATCAAATCCCTTATTCAAATCTAAAGGATAAGATGTTGCCTTTGGCTCTTTAAAGTATGGAAGTTGTACGCAATCAATAACTTCGTCAGAGCTGGTTACATTGTAGATGGCACGTATTTTTGGGCGGCTCAGATAAAACGCCGGCGGATATATCTTATTTGTTAATTCACTCGACCGCAAGTGCATTATCACTTTATAACCACTATCTTTTTCGTTTATAGACATTTTGCTTCTAAATATCTGTCCTAACTTTTTAAGCGATTTTTATTTCCTCTAATCACAATTTAACaagtatatatgaaagaaactCAATTGCAAGTGAATTGACTCGTGCATTACGAGTCGAATTTATAagcaaatatgaaaatgaaacaATTACTCATATTATTCATATAAAAAGGGGATTCCCGTTGAAATCTACGgaaaaattcacgaacattCTCCTGCCAAGGCAAGGTCATCTATGAAGGCAAGTAGGAGTGTGTTAGGGTGAGTGGTTCGTCTGTTTGCTTGAACGTATTGGCAGGGTTGCTATGCTAAATAAGAGTTTTTAtggtaacattaaaaataatagaatattgATAGAATTGACTTGGAAactttacaataacaaatatttttaatacatacatttcttagctataataatgttttttagtgagaaatatctaaatttgtgtaccaatttttttatacttttttatacgattttctatgaaatattataattttttatgcaaccatgccatataaaaaatatatatatatatgtataatatatatataatagatatgtataatatatatataatagatatgtatatatatatcacaTTATTCCAAAAGTTATTatatcttatatgtatataaaataaagtcaactttttgtgtgtgttcgctaaccggccgtgtctttgcaccgcattaaaccaaacttacacacattgttaagaaggtattgaagatggtttccgtatagtttggatatctataggtggatagggttcgagatataggtcaaaatgtggacccgggtaacctccgaatgtgtatgtacaatatgggtatcaaatggaagctgttgctgagtgctttagttcagagtatttttcatgccgctccgtgactagggtctcgagatagagaccaaaacgtggaccctagaatgtgtttgtacaatatggatatcaaattgaagctgttggtgaatgctttagtacagagtatttttcatgccgctccgtgactggggtctcgagatataggtcaaaatttggacgcgggtaacctttggttgtgtatgtacaatatgggtatcaaatgaaagctgttgataagtgctttaatacgtggtaattttcaaacctattgatgactagggtctcgaaatatatgccaaaacgtggacccgccgtgcctttgcaccgaattaaaccaaacttacacacattgttaagtaagtattgaaaatgggtttcgtaaagtttggttgtaattcggaacaccggcaacgcgtacagcgttcttttgaaccagccataatgtcgtttacttttttaacgcttgtggcggaactgaactgtcaaattgacagtgtgaattacaatgtgtcaatatttctttctgatttggatgccataaggagaagacgtaagtgcaaagtgtaaaaattttttgtgaatttttttggagtggattttggaacagtgaacaatttcttaggaaatttgagaatttaatgtgaaatccgaataaaattatgtgttcgtggaaaaaaaaaaattttcgttttgattgaattttcgttttttttttttaaatataaatggataatggttaaaaaagctccaatgcttaatgaAACAtgtaaattgaaacgaaaaattcatggatgatcaggaaaaaagacgattgtttcttagttattcatttgggttgatttgaaatttagaaacaatcttttttcctttcaaatagaaaaacaaaaaatattgtttatgccaaagcgcttgaataaagaaataaataatatgaaaaccatatcttttctgttctaaaccatatcaattctattttagtgtgcccagcgaagcgggccgggtttttctagtatatatatattgccTGCTTTGGGCAAGGCGTGATCATTAAAAGTGGTGGCGCTAGACCAACTACAACGTTTTATACATAGAAATATCACGACAAAAGAAAGtagagaaaagtaaaaaaaacaaactatgttgCAAAGCCAAAATGAAGTTGGACCTAGAAGCATACGATGATAGTGCGAATGGAACGGCGTTTTGGCATGTCAATTTATGCTGACATCCGAATGTACACGGCGAATaggaaaaacaaatcagctgattgtcCGAATTGGGTATCTAAGGTGGCGCCATTATAAAACAGTGACTTTATTTTCAGCGATTtagacaagtctgacgtcagctctgttcgcaatacaaaacaactgaacaaaacaaacaaaagtagtatgaattacatgtttgtgaaaattcagtgaatggcttggtaatattgtgatttgtgatgcTCCTTCCTTTTTACTGTTTATTTATCCTCTTACGACACGGGGGAGTTCGAAAGGCGCAATCGATATTGTATCATTCTTGGATACCACCttcaatagattcgccttgagcggtggttaaataataaataatttgttgtttttttattaaaatatatttataaattgttgtacttgaataaaaaaaaaattaattaaaaatacttgagtatctagaaatgcagggagaaatttgaattcaatataaatatgtcccataactattttaaattatacctactttacttgCAAAAACAATCGTTCATTTCCCTAGCAGCCTTCGGGTGCTTGTCATCGTTAATATCTTCCGTTTGATTAAAAACCAATATAGAGCTTAGAACTTTCTCCCAcaagagaagaaaataaatgaagcaactgtcaaaaattgctttaagataagaaatacgaataagaagcacaaagtgtGTCGCCGGTACTGGAGACAATTCTCTTCTCTCTTCCCTCCTTCTCCGACGAACAAAATGTACCCTTTCAAATGTTTccgtgtgtaaatgggcactaacTGGGCAATAGGCGATAGCCCGACATTCCAGCCAAAGATGACATTTCAGCTGGAGGATTGCAATTGTCGATGTTGCGAAATTAAATATACTGCCGACATTGCGCAGAAGCAGTGATGCCACTTAAAAATATAACGTTACTtaaggaaagaaaaataaaattataatgctGTTTAAATGTAATAACATTAATGTATTGTGAagaaataaacacatttttttgattttctaaacCAAAAAATGCCACTATGAATACGGTGCTAACTATTTCGCTGCCGcgcgaaattaattaaaaacgatGGTTTTAAGACATTTGCTGACAAGCTAATTTTCCGTCGTTACGTCTGGTAGTGCCGTCGCCAATGTGTTTATATTATCACGCTGGCGCGAATGTTCGTAACAACTATATTGCGGAAAGAAATAGCTTATTTCAATTTTGTGTATTATAAATagcaaattatataaaaaatggacaGATCTTTGCAACAGCTATATACCACGATGCCGCGAAACTCCTATACCGCTCGAATGCGGTCTCAGCAGTCTTCCAGCAGGCCGGTATCTCCATCTATAAAAAAGACTGGTATTAGCCAAGGGTTTGTGTTGATTTACctaaatatattcaataaaagtaTCTAATTGGCCTTTTCCCAAATGTTAGACGTTTTAGTCTGTCGGCTCGGTCAAATCCTTCAATTGCTGGAATTCGATCGGAATTTAATATGGTTGAAAGTTTCGGATTTCAATTACCGGTACTAGTTAATGAAGCGCTAACTTTTAATGAAAAGAATCAAAATGTGTCAGTCCGCTGTTCCCCTAATGGGTGGGCCTGGGTAAGTAAACAATGATGTTTTTAAAAGTGAATGTTTATACGTGTATACATACAAGAtacgcacacattttttttcattttaggtGGTGTATGGTCGCCGTCTGCTTATTTGGCAATATAAGGACACAAGACGCTCAGAAGAAAACACATCACCTCGCACCCCCAAGGAGTTGTTGCGCAGTCAACAACGTCGCGGAGCTGCTATGGCTCAATGCCGTGAGCTCACGTCGCCCCACTGTGATATTGGTCATAAAGCTTCTTTGGTTAGCGTTTTCCTTGGCGAAGGATAACAGATGGCATCGTGTGTTGCGGTTTCCCCCACTGGCGATGTACGCTACTGGGCCTCTATTGCACACGATGGCTCTTCTGTGGATGTTAACGGAATATTAGATGGTCAAGAATTCGATCAAATGCTAAATATGCCACACCAACAAGGTTATTTGCTGGTGACGACTACTTGCAACTTAGTACTGTTGCAGCTGCAGCTGCTTAATGGACGACACGTTCTGCAACATAAAACCATACGGCAACCCGCTGGTTTTTTGGGCGACATcggaaagaaattttcaattataatGGGCATGAACAGTGGTAGCGATAAAGAAATGTAAGAAATGTTGAatctatatacaaatattttaatacaattagTTCTTTTCAACAGAAATTCGTTGGCATTGCTAGTGAGGCAGGAACTAGTGGTGAGGCTTTTGTTACGGTGCTTGCTGATCGTTGGTTTCAGCGTTGGCGGTTGGCAAATGGCGGTACTGTAGAGCAGATGCTGTATGAAGATAGCGAAGTTATTCGCAAAATACGTGATGAGTTTCAACATAAGTTCTGGAATATAAGAGGTATGCTCACCATGGttgattatttaattttcttgtcAAGAGAACTTCCTAATCTACTGGGATTACTTGCAAAtacattctgttaaaaaaatatcgggaattgttcgtttaaaaagcgcgcgttacgcatatgactaaattttttctgctggaatgttggtacactGTCCTCTAGAGAGtagcagagtttgagcgtgatctggcaattagcttgtttttggcatttaattaatatatatcagtcaaccgcaggtgtgctctgcgattttcactatgaataaaaatatcgaacaaagaatttgtcttaaattttgtgttttgaacgggatttcgtgtgtcgAATCatagaaaatgttgcagaaagtctATGTCGAGTGTGATTTACGTGCTTACGTGGGTATAGAGTTTGACATGCAATCCAGTCAACAAGCGTCTGAAtgtctgaatggcgctatccacatgagccaaaactcaaaaaaccaCGTCTAAGTCGgtgaaaagtgaaagtcatactactagttttctttgattatcatggtgttgtgcactcggaattccttccaaatggttctacgataAATAGAGAATACAGAAACAGTTTTTTgcccaaaaactcgacaaatatcatcgaacaactaccggatttagccctctgtgactttttccctttccttaaacttaaattgccactccgcggacgccgctttgagtcgatagaagccattaaccgtttgagtgctaagcgattttctttaatacatacgaaaattgcgaagcaaaatttggtctaagaaaactgaaatatgatggctttacaaatataagcatagagaacacaaaaaattacatatttcaataattttatttttattttgtagactaaactattagttatgattataagaaaaacttatttacatttttttaatatcatctttttttttttttacaacaagttccggcattattattcaaattttggcacatttgtggttccccacacatgtaccatgcacaccttttttgcaaatgttgcatattagccgggaacgctttggatttttagatccttttacactacatactacacatttgcgcaatttattttcaaaatatcgatattgaacgaaaaataaaaattgtttttaacggtctcaactaatttatacttttatatgacatacattttttataaatatcgcaaaataatattcaacacgttcctagccgaacgccaaatgcacagtgatgcaatcgtcgctatagcaacgcgccgcaaatttggagtaattagttatcgtcgctatatcgacgaatcgcactcaaacggttaaggataattcgctgaaggagcgttcccatggcagccggttctacgttaccggaatgactcgggtttttattcccgaccaagggctgccgccccagtatactagccctgtctagtgtaccgtatttcACCCTAaatctttcgtcacaggagcaactcattgcagccagtttgctccaaatacttctcttccgagctggcgtcgaacccaaccccggacctgaagtattcta harbors:
- the LOC128855178 gene encoding decapping nuclease DXO homolog, yielding MSINEKDSGYKVIMHLRSSELTNKIYPPAFYLSRPKIRAIYNVTSSDEVIDCVQLPYFKEPKATSYPLDLNKGFDQFIFRRNAEPYQLLNKVQKFVLESEENVLKLNASQKTQTCASSATSCPDKQSALEPTRKQILTTRGLLARVMLTPYRLKGSEYNSMTFYGTRYCGILYLTDSKYEFDRLKISSYHSKFVQACYSDSPDMEPNTDVPVDENNIIYSIYQTTLKEFDLIYSAEIQGIISDHKINDIHNLDEINECRFVLTKVVPKKPIGDIFDHPKCLLFWLQSYLANVNDIFIGVRNLDGVVNTPVQMKRVEDMPKNRSWQPHICIRFLHTMLSLVEETMANVDCPYTTYEFKYDSYAKCIKLKIYNGKSEYSLLSEEYIKKCKERTNFK